One window of the Benincasa hispida cultivar B227 chromosome 3, ASM972705v1, whole genome shotgun sequence genome contains the following:
- the LOC120074316 gene encoding uncharacterized protein LOC120074316 isoform X2 — protein sequence MALFSNSLSHGVLLIILQLLTSFLCVKSTCRTSCGNIPIHYPFGIDDGCGSLYYRNLLFCTDSDKLELRTPTGTYPVSAISYSDPYILISDPDMWTCQDGQNFRPIRPFILDPETHLSVSSLNDYLFFNCSEEDVMIAPKPVFCGRFPDRCDASCDSASYLCTHVPECATALGGSSCCSYHPKAMDSLKMMLKYCASYTSVYWRSVEDGDNNDQVAEYGIRIDFDFLVTTTCLRCQDVLKGGGSCGFHVETLQFLCICDDNNNVTTYCQDRSMSSVSNKHRIIAVSAVSAAGALGIAATILFLKKLKKAKAPVTCGVQTNENRLF from the exons atggcatTATTCTCAAATTCCCTCTCCCATGGCGTTCTTCTAATTATATTACAACTCCTAACATCATTCCTATGTGTGAAATCAACATGCCGAACCTCCTGTGGCAACATTCCGATCCATTACCCCTTCGGCATAGACGACGGCTGCGGCAGCCTTTATTACCGTAACCTCCTTTTCTGCACAGATTCCGACAAATTAGAGCTCCGAACACCCACCGGAACATACCCTGTTTCCGCCATTAGCTACTCCGATCCCTACATCCTAATCTCCGACCCGGACATGTGGACCTGCCAAGACGGTCAAAACTTCCGCCCGATCCGACCCTTCATCCTCGACCCGGAAACCCACCTCTCTGTTTCCTCTCTAAACGACTACCTCTTCTTCAACTGCAGCGAGGAGGACGTAATGATCGCGCCGAAGCCGGTTTTCTGCGGCCGGTTCCCGGACCGGTGCGATGCGTCGTGTGACAGTGCGAGTTATTTGTGCACGCACGTGCCGGAGTGTGCGACGGCGTTGGGGGGAAGTTCCTGCTGCTCGTATCATCCGAAGGCGATGGATTCTTTGAAGATGATGCTTAAGTACTGCGCTAGCTATACTAGCGTGTATTGGAGGAGCGTTGAAGATGGAGATAATAACGATCAAGTTGCTGAGTATGGGATTcggattgattttgattttcttgttACAACTACTTGTCTTCGTTGCCAAGATGTTTTGAAGGGCGGTGGATCGTGTGGATTTCACGTTGAAACGCTTCAGTTCTTGTGTATTTGTGATGATAACAATAATGTCACTACTTATTGTCAAG ATAGAAGCATGTCCAGTGTTAGTAATAAGCACCGAATAATTgcag TGAGTGCGGTATCAGCAGCCGGGGCATTGGGAATTGCAGCAACTATCTTGTTTTTGAAGAAACTTAAGAAGGCCAAAGCACCCGTCACATGTGgggttcaaactaatgagaaTAGGCTTTTTTGA
- the LOC120074316 gene encoding uncharacterized protein LOC120074316 isoform X1: MALFSNSLSHGVLLIILQLLTSFLCVKSTCRTSCGNIPIHYPFGIDDGCGSLYYRNLLFCTDSDKLELRTPTGTYPVSAISYSDPYILISDPDMWTCQDGQNFRPIRPFILDPETHLSVSSLNDYLFFNCSEEDVMIAPKPVFCGRFPDRCDASCDSASYLCTHVPECATALGGSSCCSYHPKAMDSLKMMLKYCASYTSVYWRSVEDGDNNDQVAEYGIRIDFDFLVTTTCLRCQDVLKGGGSCGFHVETLQFLCICDDNNNVTTYCQDRSMSSVSNKHRIIAGTVSAVSAAGALGIAATILFLKKLKKAKAPVTCGVQTNENRLF; encoded by the exons atggcatTATTCTCAAATTCCCTCTCCCATGGCGTTCTTCTAATTATATTACAACTCCTAACATCATTCCTATGTGTGAAATCAACATGCCGAACCTCCTGTGGCAACATTCCGATCCATTACCCCTTCGGCATAGACGACGGCTGCGGCAGCCTTTATTACCGTAACCTCCTTTTCTGCACAGATTCCGACAAATTAGAGCTCCGAACACCCACCGGAACATACCCTGTTTCCGCCATTAGCTACTCCGATCCCTACATCCTAATCTCCGACCCGGACATGTGGACCTGCCAAGACGGTCAAAACTTCCGCCCGATCCGACCCTTCATCCTCGACCCGGAAACCCACCTCTCTGTTTCCTCTCTAAACGACTACCTCTTCTTCAACTGCAGCGAGGAGGACGTAATGATCGCGCCGAAGCCGGTTTTCTGCGGCCGGTTCCCGGACCGGTGCGATGCGTCGTGTGACAGTGCGAGTTATTTGTGCACGCACGTGCCGGAGTGTGCGACGGCGTTGGGGGGAAGTTCCTGCTGCTCGTATCATCCGAAGGCGATGGATTCTTTGAAGATGATGCTTAAGTACTGCGCTAGCTATACTAGCGTGTATTGGAGGAGCGTTGAAGATGGAGATAATAACGATCAAGTTGCTGAGTATGGGATTcggattgattttgattttcttgttACAACTACTTGTCTTCGTTGCCAAGATGTTTTGAAGGGCGGTGGATCGTGTGGATTTCACGTTGAAACGCTTCAGTTCTTGTGTATTTGTGATGATAACAATAATGTCACTACTTATTGTCAAG ATAGAAGCATGTCCAGTGTTAGTAATAAGCACCGAATAATTgcag GGACAGTGAGTGCGGTATCAGCAGCCGGGGCATTGGGAATTGCAGCAACTATCTTGTTTTTGAAGAAACTTAAGAAGGCCAAAGCACCCGTCACATGTGgggttcaaactaatgagaaTAGGCTTTTTTGA